ATCCCCCCTGAACAGATAAAGTATCTTTTTGATAAAAATCAGTTTGTACAAACAAAAGGAACAGCAAATGAAGAAGGAACAGGGCTTGGACTAAAATTGTGCAAAGAATTTATTGAACTGAATAACGGAAAGATTTGGGTAGAAAGTAATCAGGGTTCAGGAAGTCGGTTTTATATTTCAGTTCCTGTGAAACAGTAAAAAGGCAGAAGAGGAAAAAAAGATTTTAAATAAAATTTATTATTCTGAATATATGACAG
This is a stretch of genomic DNA from Bacteroidia bacterium. It encodes these proteins:
- a CDS encoding sensor histidine kinase, which translates into the protein IPPEQIKYLFDKNQFVQTKGTANEEGTGLGLKLCKEFIELNNGKIWVESNQGSGSRFYISVPVKQ